The following are encoded in a window of Episyrphus balteatus chromosome X, idEpiBalt1.1, whole genome shotgun sequence genomic DNA:
- the LOC129920510 gene encoding mucin-2, with translation MISGHVAGLRIMQHHQILAFIALLVLPFGLPQQTVGPYIVEPTPALRLGDEELTTVLLVSNDNRTASQHGRYLNVRPNVGLLTSTARTFIQEGVTTEYATQVLGTTLENGRIYAQLLKKSSRVLYDKESLIAPSAINSNNGGGAVHTSIIGEEPAAHIYAKPRSLLQSHNDLVADKDWQDIDDRIILEKNSLFVGNTDFVGSVPKQRSSFIVFPEKTADDQNEQKLEAPFNVNKPPIGGDNVKPTDSDDAVRIMANKVQPAVDLPTYTIKNMFSPSGFSWESSPETETDTETENKNEKNIEKSFSKTTSPFAVQRSPKLLYHQVMKDDYNSRSLSTVTYYGFADFTTIVGDSVIVFSPSTSAADKQPSAQVTSIKGKATLGPQEPSYVLKVPITITQDLIEPTFVIPMLSTDVNDLRIMPTDMREKNKEEEKEEEQEQYVNKPLLENDVETMLNRENIETTTKSLQQQDVLVTFEDPSFYDEMKDIEEQQQPTTLSPENDNENETNQLTTLPPTSETEDDQTTELDLNQFEHTLVSSMSDTSSSMAENSISIPTPTETTSRVMLSRPSDEEIFKIYSSLAKAEAERAASKASQVSESVSVKSLETTTTESSPPPVSIESNEKPSPKTPPITTTPEEEEQIQPDIPVEGGATTVFFEDDPFLEFVSPSATETNVVQQTTTTSFEQSPESEHSISTAAVPEQPATEPSTEKEEEEVTVLSSTNSDIEKETNPQEEEFKPIIKEIQEDEEVENCVRTSQVYLTQIPKTVTFYTTFFIPNDDNSETSTSIETNAVPSFDIAQATKHYCIQPTPGYVTLQKSTSVPVLERPLEISSSSNTQDSQENINAVLQATTPMMIVRENAEVTEASAASGDGYEDGTEKNEEEEEEDDEEDETESDSDSNGDQESGEEIELIYKTLYTTYTYLTTFFHDSTTSISSHKEIVTNVITSSMSSHETISSTEDGGDEIEPTATKSPIINHATSTFDLQSSDLIKIDGILREDSDDQPTKLTEQLDDSKIAKTYFTTYTYYTTIFVDGETEIMSRTEVHTNIVGKSSESEPVAAVSPSARYLQIDDAVSDEDNAVIELQPTATYETIQRTVLFSKEESIRPKNDHGGVQELESSSSSSSSKSEKKVVPIIDVSKLSSSGSNGSNGQNQIVELNGVLEDQISSESNTEEIIPSATLLLQTSFTTFTYYTTMYSNEATNVVSRLETITNVVTETLQPTKTLSVDEATVPITYFTTFTYWTKLAKEGEITTLSREETISNVVTPSVSAEMTVTDSSLPSESISTVEPVVSASSSSSSELSSKDIEPTTFYTTYTYYTTSYVGDQTVTDSRFETVTNVLMPTITASLDLNTATLPLEEMEKNETSSKVTDDQSMNPPRTISYDFKTIVDAEGISTLYFKTQVVATVVDGTSTEISSSTSTINIDESKKTLSIAALPESSESSSTRSYKTGLVRLISGTKLSNQTTTVYQSKVIGTIIDQRYAQIIESTSSFIIDKTPAPGLGIGIEASSTQNLISVKPTVLVPALAVEKTLESSISDAQENQNNQNNEGGDEGEDESENENGEENEDDDESGRPRTRLSFQTKKKTFTPVIRPFVSRNRPQFAPKRKNILQSSATIITRSDLTPTITATPAIKSDGRGRFSSSRKSNVGGFSSPGAISGSSSQGGKRFGRPSKSSQFGGAFGSSSSYPGSSSRNRLQSSRGVQQGLSSNYNAGGGFPNSRRSGGAGSFRGSSTSARSFSSAYPGNSRLRIRPSSSLSYDSLSSTASYTTLPTDSAEDEGGITQRYESEEEADFTTENLRRNNNNLLRFRRPQLNRPAFQGGGAVQRNSATSGQVTPRRIPLSQKPRTTTTTSTTTTTQRSRPRVSPRPSTLGQIQNRSRPQNSLFPPRRLFPAQNAYQAATADEIQKPGTGDDFDNEKEDEDSDYENDEEGIENEEQDDVSRRRRSEISSLKSLVKKRSKRQANNFRNRFRRPTSTKPTSEERSEDTTEDESSTVRSRASSRFTPRTHSPAHTPSSPHSSGNKAAQQHNNRAIRPTKPNSSNRAQFTLREKDTTPKHSTPRLSTNFRRPVPNGGTSSSSASSRRTTTAASRSKTSSRIKNYGNNPSTETTHSSLPRGRTPASGRSRSTARSRSRSDFTTDPIVPAFDGTITVTHTTPTEITIPIVNGKVTEYKNVLTTTSSTEVVPPNQYTSIIGPLGSSTLVLNREETSINLNGATEVTQFILHEQPTTTVIFTPTTIRGRKTSFAHMIPSTAYQVENVVSTMQPQIAANAPLANILLSQLLLGNLGGLNQPNINPLLALGAGQATQANSQVPGVPTTEYKTRSSTYVTTVTNGMSTIIPLTFHGKEILTTIYDSSSDVITATEYFTETIVITPTQQAQQVQQVNSLLLPYLLQQQLQGQNQQQLQLPSQPALPIQNSIPPQLLFPDNLQDLDHNGIQKYNDYGSDIEDYPNNTQDDQIIESNTNTNTNNHSNQRSGSRKKGGRKFHKQQQASAAPPPAVESSVITLYVSGRRPGEFSTVLSTVQIGAEPSLRKRQINRVQPLFRSTSPHVDDFEDYYSSDGSEIEEYLLPASNDIISSHSLKSNSLSEETQSLESIVGDVSLWYTKTSALFINNSNNGGEPSTIYEDLLAQSSSSSDTNLQFSSLSSSSEIALDSSGETTNQSKHFLV, from the exons TTGGACCCTATATAGTGGAGCCTACACCTGCCCTTAGGCTAGGAGatgaag agtTAACGACAGTCCTTTTGGTAAGCAATGATAATCGGACAGCATCGCAGCATGGCCGATATTTGAACGTCCGTCCAAATGTGGGACTTTTGACATCCACGGCTCGTACATTTATTCAAGAAGGTGTTACAACTGAATATGCAACTCAGGTGCTAGGAACAACTTTAGAAAATGGACGTATTTACGCCCAATTGTTAAAGAAAAGCTCAAGGGTGCTGTACGACAAGGAAAGTCTCATTGCTCCAAGTGCAATAAATAGTAATAATGGAGGTGGTGCGGTACATACGAGCATTATTGGCGAAGAGCCTGCTGCTCATATCTATGCCAAGCCACGATCATTACTTCAAAGCCATAACGATTTGGTTGCTGACAAAGACTGGCAAGATATTGATGACAGAATAATATTAGAAAAGAACTCATTATTTGTTGGCAATACGGATTTTGTTGGAAGCGTACCTAAACAACGATCATCGTTCATTGTTTTTCCTGAAAAAACAGCAGATGATCAGAACGAACAAAAGTTAGAGGCTCCATTCAATGTAAATAAACCACCAATTGGTGGTGATAATGTTAAACCAACAGATAGTGATGATGCAGTTAGAATTATGGCTAACAAAGTTCAGCCGGCTGTTGATTTACCAACATACACCATAAAGAATATGTTTTCCCCAAGTGGATTTTCTTGGGAATCATCTCCGGAAACCGAAACGGACACGGAAACAGAAaataagaatgaaaaaaatatagaaaaatcctTTTCCAAGACCACGAGCCCGTTTGCAGTACAAAGATCTCCAAAACTACTTTATCATCAAGTAATGAAAGACGACTACAATAGTAGGTCCTTGTCAACAGTAACTTACTATGGTTTTGCTGATTTTACAACTATTGTTGGTGATAGTGTTATTGTGTTTTCGCCAAGTACGTCTGCTGCTGATAAACAACCATCGGCTCAAGTGACTTCAATTAAGGGCAAAGCAACGCTGGGACCTCAAGAGCCATCTTATGTTTTGAAAGTTCCAATAACTATTACTCAAGATTTAATAGAGCCGACTTTTGTCATTCCAATGCTCTCTACTGATGTTAATGATCTAAGAATAATGCCAACAGATATGAGAGAAAAGAACAAAgaggaagaaaaagaagaagaacaagAGCAATACGTCAACAAGCCTCTACTTGAAAACGATGTAGAAACGATGCTAAACCGTGAAAATATTGAAACCACAACGAAAAGCCTACAACAACAAGATGTTTTAGTGACATTTGAAGATCCTTCATTTTATGATGAGATGAAAGATATTgaagaacaacaacaaccaacaacacTCTCTCCTGAAAACGATAACGAAAACGAAACCAACCAGTTGACAACTCTGCCGCCAACAAGCGAAACAGAAGACGACCAAACTACTGAATTAGATTTAAATCAGTTTGAACACACGTTGGTTTCTTCAATGTCTGATACAAGTTCCAGTATGgcagaaaattcaatttcaattccaaCACCAACCGAAACCACATCTCGCGTCATGCTCTCTCGACCATCTgatgaagaaatatttaaaatttattcatctTTAGCAAAGGCAGAGGCAGAAAGGGCTGCTTCAAAAGCAAGTCAAGTCTCAGAATCGGTAAGTGTTAAGTCTTTGGAAACTACAACAACTGAAAGTTCACCGCCGCCGGTATCAATTGAAAGCAATGAAAAACCATCTCCAAAAACCCCACCAATAACAACGACACCAGAAGAAGAGGAACAAATTCAACCAGATATTCCAGTCGAAGGAGGAGCTACAACCGTTTTCTTTGAAGATGATCcatttttggaatttgtttCACCGAGTGCTACGGAAACAAATGTTGttcaacaaacaacaacaacttcatTTGAACAAAGTCCCGAGTCAGAGCACTCAATTTCAACTGCAGCTGTTCCAGAGCAACCTGCAACAGAGCCTTCAACcgaaaaagaagaagaggaagTCACAGTCCTATCATCAACTAATTCAGATATAGAAAAAGAAACTAATCCACAAGAAGAAGAATTCAAACCGATTATAAAAGAAATTCAAGAAGATGAAGAAGTTGAAAATTGTGTCCGCACGTCACAAGTTTATTTAACACAAATTCCTAAAACTGTAACCTTTTACACTACATTTTTTATTCCCAATGATGATAATTCAGAAACATCAACGTCGATTGAAACAAATGCCGTTCCAAGTTTCGATATAGCACAGGCAACAAAGCACTATTGCATTCAACCAACTCCAGGTTATGTTACATTACAAAAGAGCACTAGTGTTCCAGTATTGGAACGCCCTCTAGAAATCAGTAGTTCTTCGAATACTCAAGACAGTCAAGAAAACATAAATGCAGTTCTCCAAGCTACAACACCAATGATGATAGTACGCGAGAATGCTGAAGTGACAGAGGCCAGTGCAGCCTCAGGTGATGGTTACGAAGATGGAACTGAAAAgaatgaggaagaagaagaagaagacgatGAAGAAGACGAAACTGAGTCCGATTCGGACTCCAATGGTGATCAAGAATCTGGTGAAGAAATCGAACTTATATACAAGACCCTATACACAACTTATACATATCTTACAACATTCTTCCACGATTCAACAACCAGTATTTCAAGTCATAAGGAAATCGTTACAAATGTTATCACATCTAGCATGAGTAGTCATGAAACTATTAGTTCAACTGAAGATGGCGGCGATGAAATTGAACCGACTGCAACAAAATCACCAATAATAAATCATGCTACTTCAACATTCGATCTTCAATCGTCAGATTTGATCAAAATTGATGGAATTTTGAGAGAAGATTCAGACGACCAACCAACCAAACTCACTGAACAACTAGATGATAGCAAAATTGCCAAAACCTATTTCACAACTTACACTTATTATACGACAATTTTTGTTGATGGCGAAACAGAAATTATGAGTCGTACCGAAGTCCACACAAATATTGTTGGGAAGTCGTCTGAATCGGAGCCAGTAGCTGCAGTTAGCCCATCAGCAAGATATCTTCAAATTGACGATGCTGTTTCAGATGAAGATAATGCTGTTATTGAATTGCAACCAACAGCAACCTATGAAACCATACAAAGAACAGTTCTGTTTTCAAAAGAAGAATCGATCAGACCCAAAAATGATCATGGCGGTGTTCAAGAGCTAGAATCATCTTCCAGTAGCTCGTCATCAAAGAGCGAGAAAAAAGTTGTACCCATTATTGATGTTTCTAAATTGTCATCGAGCGGTTCGAATGGTTCGAACGGCCAAAATCAAATTGTTGAATTGAATGGCGTTCTTGAAGATCAAATAAGTTCGGAAAGTAATACGGAGGAAATTATACCGTCAGCTACATTGCTCCTCCAGACAAGTTTTACGACATTTACGTATTATACAACAATGTACAGCAATGAAGCAACTAATGTTGTAAGCCGTTTAGAAACTATAACAAATGTTGTAACGGAAACACTTCAGCCAACTAAAACTCTAAGTGTGGATGAAGCCACAGTGCCAATTACATATTTTACAACTTTCACTTATTGGACTAAGCTTGCCAAAGAAGGCGAAATAACCACTTTAAGTCGCGAAGAGACAATTTCGAATGTTGTTACACCAAGTGTTTCTGCTGAAATGACTGTGACTGACAGTAGTCTGCCGTCAGAATCAATTTCAACTGTTGAACCTGTTGTTAGTgcatcatcgtcgtcatcgAGTGAGTTATCATCGAAAGATATAGAACCAACAACCTTTTACACCACTTATACTTACTATACAACATCATATGTCGGTGATCAGACAGTCACTGATAGTCGCTTTGAAACAGTCACAAATGTCTTGATGCCAACAATTACTGCTAGTTTGGATTTAAATACAGCAACATTGCCTTTGGAGGAGATGGAGAAAAACGAAACATCAAGTAAAGTAACTGATGACCAAAGTATGAATCCCCCTCGAACAATTTCTTACGACTTTAAGACAATCGTTGATGCCGAAGGTATTAGTACACTTTACTTCAAAACGCAAGTAGTTGCCACAGTTGTTGATGGTACTTCAACAGAAATATCGTCAAGCACGTCAACTATTAACATTGACGAAAGCAAAAAGACTCTATCTATTGCGGCTTTGCCGGAATCAAGTGAATCAAGTTCTACCAGGTCTTATAAGACCGGACTAGTGCGTTTAATATCAGGAACAAAACTATCAAACCAAACAACAACAGTTTATCAATCGAAGGTCATTGGAACAATTATCGACCAGCGCTATGCTCAGATAATTGAGAGTACATCTAGTTTTATTATTGATAAAACCCCGGCTCCTGGCTTAGGAATCGGAATCGAAGCTTCATCAACCCAAAATTTGATATCAGTGAAACCTACTGTTCTTGTGCCAGCTTTGGCAGTTGAAAAAACTCTTGAAAGTTCTATAAGCGATGCTcaagaaaatcaaaacaatcaaaataatgaaggtGGCGATGAAGGTGAAGATGaaagtgaaaatgaaaatggGGAAGAGAACGAAGACGATGATGAAAGTGGCCGTCCTAGAACTCGATTATCATTTCaaactaaaaagaaaacatttacaCCTGTTATAAGACCGTTTGTTTCGAGAAATAGACCCCAATTCGCACCTAAACGTAAAAACATCCTACAAAGCAGTGCAACTATTATAACCAGATCTGACTTAACACCAACAATAACAGCAACTCCGGCTATAAAATCAGATGGACGGGGACGCTTCAGTAGTTCAAGAAAATCAAATGTTGGCGGCTTTTCAAGTCCGGGAGCAATAAGTGGAAGTAGTTCACAAGGCGGTAAGAGATTTGGTCGTCCGAGTAAATCTTCACAATTTGGGGGGGCATTTGGTTCCTCATCAAGCTACCCAGGATCATCTTCTCGAAATCGTCTTCAATCTTCGAGGGGCGTACAACAGGGATTGTCGTCGAACTACAATGCTGGTGGCGGTTTTCCAAACTCTCGTCGTAGCGGAGGAGCAGGAAGTTTTAGAGGCTCTTCAACAAGTGCCCGTTCATTTTCAAGCGCTTATCCAGGAAATTCTAGATTAAGAATAAGACCATCATCTTCTTTGTCTTACGACAGTTTATCAAGCACTGCCAGTTACACAACCCTGCCAACAGATAGTGCTGAGGACGAGGGTGGAATTACACAGAGGTATGAAAGTGAAGAAGAAGCCGATTTTACAACTGAAAATCTACGaagaaacaacaacaatctATTGCGCTTCCGTAGACCACAATTGAATCGCCCAGCGTTCCAAGGTGGTGGTGCTGTTCAGCGGAATTCAGCAACAAGTGGACAAGTTACACCTCGACGAATACCACTTAGCCAGAAACCGAgaaccacaacaacaactagCACTACAACAACAACCCAACGTTCTCGACCAAGAGTTTCTCCACGTCCATCAACATTAGGACAAATTCAAAATAGATCTAGGCCACAAAACAGCCTTTTCCCACCGCGAAGACTATTCCCAGCTCAAAACGCTTATCAAGCCGCAACTGCAGATGAGATACAAAAACCTGGCACAGGGGACGATTTCGATAACGAAAAAGAAGATGAGGATTCGGATTATGAAAATGACGAGGAGGGTATTGAAAATGAAGAACAAGATGATGTGAGTCGGCGTCGTCGAAGTGAAATTTCCTCCTTAAAATCGTTGGTTAAAAAAAGATCCAAACGACAGGCGAATAATTTTAGAAATAGATTCAGAAGACCTACTTCGACCAAACCAACATCTGAAGAACGCTCTGAAGATACCACTGAAGATGAATCAAGTACAGTTCGCTCACGAGCATCATCACGTTTTACACCTCGTACTCATTCTCCAGCTCATACACCCTCCTCCCCACATTCCAGCGGTAATAAGGCGGCTCAACAACACAACAATCGAGCCATACGCCCAACTAAACCAAATTCAAGCAATCGTGCCCAATTTACTCTTCGGGAAAAGGACACCACACCCAAACATTCAACGCCACGTCTTTCAACAAATTTCAGGCGTCCAGTACCAAATGGCGGTACCTCATCGTCATCAGCATCATCAAGAAGAACCACAACAGCAGCTTCTCGGTCCAAAACATCGTCTAGAATAAAGAACTATGGCAACAACCCTAGCACCGAAACAACTCACAGCAGTCTTCCTCGTGGAAGAACTCCAGCTAGCGGTCGATCAAGGTCAACAGCACGTAGCAGAAGTCGAAGTGATTTCACAACTGATCCAATAGTTCCAGCTTTTGATGGAACAATTACCGTCACACATACCACTCCAACAGAAATAACCATTCCTATTGTCAATGGCAAAGTCACTGAATACAAAAACGTATTGACAACTACCAGCAGTACCGAAGTTGTGCCTCCAAATCAATACACTTCAATAATTGGCCCTCTCGGCAGCTCAACCTTGGTCCTTAATCGCGAAGAAACTTCAATCAACTTGAACGGAGCTACCGAAGTAACTCAATTTATATTACACGAACAACCAACCACTACTGTAATATTCACACCAACAACTATCAGGGGTCGTAAAACTTCATTTGCTCACATGATACCCTCAACAGCATATCAAGTGGAAAATGTCGTGTCTACCATGCAACCCCAAATCGCAGCAAATGCTCCACTTGCAAACATTCTACTTTCACAACTTTTGCTAGGAAATTTGGGAGGCTTAAATCAACCCAATATCAATCCGTTATTGGCCCTTGGTGCTGGCCAAGCTACACAAGCTAATTCACAAGTTCCAGGTGTACCAACTACAGAGTACAAAACACGTTCTTCTACATACGTAACAACGGTCACTAATGGAATGTCAACCATTATACCACTCACATTCCATGGAAAGGAGATTTTAACCACCATCTATGACAGTTCATCGGATGTCATAACTGCCACTGAGTATTTCACCGAAACTATTGTAATAACACCAACTCAACAAGCACAGCAGGTACAGCAGGTAAACAGTCTACTTTTACCATATCTGCTGCAACAACAGCTTCAGGGCcaaaatcaacaacaactacaactacCATCTCAACCAGCCCTACCAATTCAAAACTCCATTCCACCTCAGCTTCTGTTCCCCGATAATTTACAAGATCTAGATCACAATGGTATCCAAAAATACAACGATTATGGTTCAGATATTGAAGATTATCCAAACAATACTCAAGATGACCAAATCATCGAGTCCAACACAAACACAAATACAAACAACCACAGTAATCAAAGATCTGGAAGTCGCAAAAAAGGTGGCCGTAAATTCCATAAGCAGCAGCAAGCCTCAGCTGCACCACCACCTGCTGTCGAATCGAGTGTCATAACACTGTATGTTTCCGGAAGACGACCCGGCGAATTTAGTACTGTTCTATCGACTGTCCAAATAGGGGCTGAACCTTCTTTGCGCAAGCGACAAATCAATCGTGTCCAACCTCTCTTCCGATCCACATCACCGCACGTTGATGATTTTGAAGATTATTACAGTTCAGATGGCAGTGAGATCGAAGAATACTTGTTGCCAGCTAGTAATGATATTATTTCTAGTCACAGCCTAAAGAGCAATTCTCTTTCTGAAGAAACTCAAAGTCTTGAAAGTATAGTAGGTGATGTTAGCCTCTGGTATACCAAAACATCGGCTTTGTTCATAAACAATTCCAATAATGGTGGAGAACCTTCAACAATCTATGAAGATTTACTAGCAcaaagtagtagtagtagtgATACAAATTTGCAATTTTCATCTTTATCGTCTTCGTCAGAAATAGCTTTAGATTCTTCTGGAGAAACAACAAATCAGTCAAAGCATTTTTTAGTCTAA